The Daucus carota subsp. sativus chromosome 9, DH1 v3.0, whole genome shotgun sequence genome window below encodes:
- the LOC108201885 gene encoding AT-hook motif nuclear-localized protein 23, with protein MSGNLDLGGFMHQLHRPDLHLQIPPDTEDDNNRRQFSGNSDDSPHHQGGLDLANSDSGNMVARRPRGRPAGSKNKPKPPVIITRESANTLRAHILEVSSGCDVFETVANYARKRQRGICILSGSGTVNNVSLRQPAAAGSVLTLQGRFEILSLSGSFLPPPAPPGATSLTIYLAGGQGQVVGGNVVGALIASSPVIVIAASFTNVAYERLPLEEEEPIPMQPQVGQSGGGGGGGGGSGPNFGDQPLGLPFFNLPLNMPNGQLPMDGGWSGNNPNRSPY; from the coding sequence ATGTCTGGAAATTTGGACTTAGGAGGCTTTATGCATCAACTCCACAGGCCTGACCTTCACCTTCAAATCCCCCCTGATACCGAAGATGATAACAACCGTCGCCAGTTCTCGGGGAACAGCGACGATTCCCCGCATCATCAGGGGGGACTTGATCTGGCCAACTCGGACTCGGGCAACATGGTTGCCCGGCGTCCGAGAGGCAGGCCCGCGGGGTCAAAGAACAAGCCGAAACCTCCCGTGATTATTACTCGGGAGAGTGCGAATACTCTTAGGGCTCATATTCTTGAAGTGAGCAGCGGATGTGATGTTTTCGAAACGGTGGCGAATTATGCGAGGAAGAGGCAACGAGGGATTTGTATACTCAGTGGGAGCGGAACGGTGAATAATGTTAGTTTGAGGCAGCCTGCGGCGGCTGGATCGGTCTTGACGCTGCAAGGCCGATTCGAGATTTTGTCGTTATCGGGGTCGTTCTTGCCGCCCCCGGCTCCACCGGGGGCGACAAGTTTGACCATTTACTTAGCCGGTGGACAAGGCCAAGTTGTGGGAGGAAATGTTGTGGGTGCATTAATTGCATCGAGCCCGGTGATCGTCATCGCGGCTTCGTTCACGAACGTGGCTTACGAGAGGCTGCCTCTCGAGGAGGAAGAGCCGATACCGATGCAGCCTCAAGTGGGCCAATCGGGAGGTGGAGGCGGAGGCGGAGGTGGAAGTGGTCCTAATTTCGGTGATCAGCCTTTAGGGCTACCCTTTTTCAACCTCCCTCTAAATATGCCGAATGGCCAGCTTCCAATGGACGGCGGATGGAGCGGAAACAACCCGAACCGGTCTCCCTACTGA